The stretch of DNA GGTTTAATCCGTTGCAGGTAGGTCTAATCCAGCGTTTAAGTAAGTTGATGTGATATTTGTCGGTGGGCCCCGCTTGTAAGTTCAGGTGGTATAAAGAAAACCGACCAGATTAGTCGGGCAGCTAATAAAACTTTAATACCTCCCACACCGTTGGACCAATTGGCTTTTGCCAGATTAGTATTGTGCACATGTATGATTTGCTGCATTTTTTTAATGTTAAATTTTGAACTAAAGATTGAATAAGCTAAGTAAACTTGCTAATATCTCCAAACCTCTAGTCAAATGAATTGAGATTTCTCGAGATCAGTGTTGAATACATTTAGGGTTTACTAAATATTCTCACTTTTCTTTTGAAATACCAATGAATTTTGAACCAAAACTTGAATGAGAAAAGTAAAACTTCCAATATCTATCCTATCATTGGTCCAAATGAGATATTTTCTCAATAGTACGGGTACATGTATGATTTACTGGATTTTTTTGCACTTAtttaaatttttttgaattttattaGTCAAAAGGTTGAATAGGTTCAGGCTGCAGTTTTAGCGCCCATAATGAGTTCAGGCTGCAGTTTTAGCAAGTGCTGCTAAAACTGCAGCCTGAACTCGTTAGTTTGATTTGCTGCTGATGTGGCTGATATTTTTTGCGACGCATGCACTTACATGCGAGGCTCGTCCATAAAAAAATTATATCAACATATTTGAACACTGAATTATCTCTTATTTGTAATGTAATACACCAATATCTAATGTTATAATGCAACAAACTTGTAGATTAGATGTTGTGTGTAAAATCAGCACGGTGGTTTGTGCAATCTTTTGGGTCCATGAGATTAACAAGGAAAAATCTTGGTTGAATGACTTTCTTCTACTTGAACATATATCATGCTAAGATTTAGGACACCAGATCACTCCACAACAGCGGAGCTATATGTATTCGAAGGGGGGCTGTGGCCCCCCAAGCTTTGAAGCAACTTGTGAAGATCTTTTTTTCAAAGGCTTAGGCGAGAGTTTTTTTAGCTTTTGGCCACCAACATCCATATAGTCCTTTTCGCCCCCACATGACATTCGGTCTAGCTCCGCCACCGCCATTCCATCTAGGTGTGAGCAGGGGAAATGCGTGGTGACTGGTGAGTGGGTCCTGAGGTTTACAGCAAATCGACTGTCAGAGGACAACACCTAATAACTCCATAGGGGACCATATATTGCCGGCTGACGGCCTTCGCATGGACGGAAGGCGGCGTGCGTCATGCCAGACAAAAACCTAAAGTTGCTAATACTTTCCAAATTGTGATTTGCAGTCGAAGAAGGTTTCGTTCCTCCCCCTAATCTCGATCAATCAAATATGATGCCACTTGTATGGGTATGTACAATTATGCTATTTTAGTAGTGTCACGTAAGATAAAAAatgagggggggagggggggagaGAACTCATCATAAAAAAAGGCTTGTCTTCTCTTTTATTTAAGAGAAGATAaaagatgatctcttagcacaatacTATGTCTCACCATGTTTTTAGAAATAGCTGGTTATTAAAGATAAGACTAATAAATGACCTATTGTAGACATCTTTTTTGTCAACTCTAAATTAAATgcaagacttaagataagactatcttatTAACTATTGTATATTAGAAGAAcgtccgtgcgttgcaacggggccacattaactttaagagttcaatattaatattctcatacatatcaagtgacattggcgatcttttttaccatcaaatcctcacacactctctcactccctcttcctcactctctctccccatctctctctctctctctaacacacacacacacatatccatcttattgggtacgggaccataatccatctatttcacacacacacgCTACGGGCTACAATGCATATAAATGAACCCGATAAAGGATTAACGTCGTCTTCAAGGTCGAAACTCATTGCTCCCTCGTATGTTATGCTGACGTCAAACGGACGATAGCAGGCTCCCCAAAATTCAATAGTCTCAATAGTCCAAGCTCCCCCAAATCCAGCCCATAAGTTGGGGAGAAATATGGTTACCCAATTTATTTTTATCTCTAACACATGGTCCCAACACAAAAAACTCCACTTCACAAGGGGCCTTTATGTTTTCCTGGCAAATCCTCCCCTTCTCACTCGACATTTCTCACTGGAGCCCTCTTCTTTAAAACAGGATGATGCCTGCCTCATCTTCGCCATGACACCCTCTCTTCAAACACTGTACTTCTCCACGGACTGCCAACGAGAACCCCGCCAAGCGCCCCGTGCTCCGCCCTGATCACGTCCCAGTGTTAGTGCCAATTCACCACCACCATCAAGGGGAGGAGGCATGCACCACCCATGATGCGCCCCTCCCCCAAAGAAGGCAGATCCAATTTCTCCAccttttgaaaaataatttattaTTCTATTAGTAGTCTTCCTTCACAGGACCCTGCTCTAGCATTCTTATTGGTAAAATAGTTCATATAAACATGTTGCTAGAGAATAACAAACCAATGTAATCATCAATCAAATATGTTTCACTTAACTCTCTTTATCTATGTCACACATGTTATTAAGAATACAAGCTATAATCTTTCTCCATGTTCTTTTGCTCATCAAATTCTCTGAAGCCACCATGTCATCACATTGTCATGTGAGTAACTTTTACTACTCCGACACAATTCCACCATGGTTCCTATCACCTCGACGCCATCTTGACCGGTTTCCCCCGCCCCCTCGTCACATTCGGCTACGCCATTGTTCTATCATTTGCTTACTCCATATCATTTTGCCATCATGTGCACACCCTTTTCCTAATCCTCTAAATTTATACCATGGcccccatctcctctcctccaaATCCTCTTCCATTCCTCTTCTCGCAGCAAGCTTGTTGTATCTTGGCTAGCTTCACTCCTATGTATGTGCTCACATCACCATCATATGTACATCTTCTCCTACTCCACCTATTAGCTATGCCTACGGCTACCCCACCATTGATGTGTCCTCTACCTAATTGAGCATCATCCCAAGTAGCATCACTCATCGTTACATCCTAATCGATCATAATTTTTTGTAAGCATCATTTTCTTTTACGCGGAACAATCTATTATCCATTGGACAATTTTAAAATGAATGTACACATTCTGCTTTACCGAAACTCAAAACTATCATGAGTGAATATTCTTCCAGAATGGACTTGATTTCTTAAATAATACACTTACAATGGTGTGTACCAGATAAAAATGATTAAAAGGAAGCATTTCCCAGTGGTAACCGTAAAATAAACACTGCAAATCGAGCGATAGAAATTTCAGATTTATTGAAGCCTGGTCACTTGAAAGCTGGAGTAGTACGCACAGAAAGAAAAATTATTTTATGTTTTCCTAAAATAAGTCTCCCATGAACACATTGCACGAATGAGCAGGAAGACAGAGTGCGAACTTATATGTACACTAACTGGTCCGTTCATCCATTTTGAATAGACCAGCTACAAAAGCTCACTTGGTTCATTCTCGCCAGAATTCACTGACATGATAATCAAAAGTGCACACAAAAATGGTTTCGCTATCCCATAAATAAGACCAACAAAATTTAGCATCTTTACAGGAAAATACACCTATATATATTTCTGGGGTTTCTTACAAAGAAAATCATGGGAAGTAACTAAAAGAAGGTTAACATAGAGctaacagatatgaacaaaccagACAATAAATGCATAGCGTCTGGGGAACGAAACCACTACCAGATACATGGTATCGCATGAGTGCCTGCCCTTCCTCTAGCCTGCAACATCTGGGAGCTGCATATATGCTTTCAGATTTGTGCTAATTCTGCAAATTCAGAACATGCCCAAAGACATTGTACATAGGTTTAGTTCTTTGCGATCCAATATATTCAGGAAAGAACAGTTTTAGTTCCATAGAGAAGGAATAAAAAAATTCAACCAAGACACCATCAGCCTGCTTATGCGATCAACATATAATTACTGGATTTCAACTTAAATAAATTCTTTGGAGATGATGTGCTAGCTATAAAGGGAATGACATTTGAGATGGTATACTGAGTCAATCGAACAACAAAAAGGAAGAACAAAATTGCTGTATTACATATTTACATGCAGTCACGTTGGGCACAAACTGAAAAATGAGTTCGCGATAAGATAACATAAGCCTGTCGTAGTTAAATATAACGGAGACGCACACAGAAGCTCTTCGCAGTTCACCGGATGAAATAGTTGGGTGTTCTGGATAGCTGGACTCCCGGTTGTGCCCAGCTGCGGCAACTGTCACACCCCACTGCCACCGGACGGCGCCCCCATCCAGGAATACACAAGTTGCCCCACGCCAACCAAGATCTTTCAAATCTTCTCTAGCATTGTCATCGCAAAAGGACTTTCATCAGTGGCTCGCTGACAATCTCCCCCAAACCCTACAAGAGATTCAAGGAAGTTTAAACTTCCATTTTGCACATGTGCAATTGAGTCACTCACCTTGCTAGATTATGTCAGATCTATTATCCATATTTAAGCCCTCCGAATTATTGTATTTTCCTGGCAAAATAATGGATCAACAAGTTTGTCCCTTCATATTGTCAAACACGGGCTGACGGGACCATCTACTTTGGTTGTTCAAATTATAAAACGCAATCATGATGTTGAAATCTCATCTCATTCCATCACGTGAGCTTTTCCCAGTTTTTTTAAAGAGCTTTTCTCAGTTTTGGACAAACTGAATGACGGTGACGATTTGTATACTGTAGCTTTTCCTTCATTACGCTTCACTGGTTAGATGGGAGAGCGCGCTGTGCCCCTATGTTCAACCCCAAAAACCTAGATTCAAGGTTGTAGGTCATAGTAGTTGTCATCACTCGCAAGCTTGCTTGTGCACTTTAAAAAACTGTATGACGAAGCACATCAAGAGAAGCAAAGGTGCTCTCAAGTTGTTATGCATATCATATAGCACATGTAGGACAACAAAATGACAGTCATCAAGGAaaatatataattaccaaaatcaaCCCCAAATCAGCACTCCCCTCGCCATCTATGTATCAGACTACTTGGAACTGAACTGTATGTAAAGCAAGATTTAAGTGTTGACCATTAGTCCTCAATGTCCCGTGTGTTCTCCATCATGCTCCTGACTTTACTGTCATACTCTAGTTCGTAGTCTAAATTCAGTTACTGGTTGCACTCACCCCTAAGTGAACACTAAAAGTTTTAACAGGATAAATCACACATATATATCATTTCCTTAGTCAATAGAGTCCTGGAACTGTGTCACAAGATCCCGACAAAACTGACCGGAGTTTTCGTAGTTCTCTGAAACTTTTCATGTCTGGTTCGCTACTACTCACAGTTCTTTCCTGGATTCAATAAACCCCATGAAAGCAGACCATTTCTTGGGGTAAACAACTGAAAATAAGGTTGTAAAATTCATCAAAATCATCTAGAGCAAACAGTATGACATACTTTTTGCACAAGTACTGTAAAAACAAGTATTACCTGTCCTAGCCTTTTGGCTTGAACTGAAAAAATAGTATGACATACTTTTTTACTCCTACAACTACCTTCGTGATGATCGGATGAAAGTGTCGCAGACACTATGCACATTTATTTTGTTGGATTGTGCAGATCCAATTGAGCAGTCCCTAAAGCTGGATGGATTATAGTTGAAAAAAAAATACCTGGATAGCCTTTGTTGTGATACTACTTGCTTTATTGTCAATGAGGAAGTGCTAGAAGTATGAGAAAAATCCCAGTATACCATCAATTATTGATTACTTGTCAGACCCAAGAAAGCATTCACACCTCCAAGATGTTTGTTAGACTGTTAACATAGCATGAATTCACTTCAGATTACTCCTTTCTGTACATATAATTAGATAAAAGAGAATACTGGTTATGAACTATATTCATAATATGAATGACAGTGTGAATCTCTCGGCAGAATTATGAAGCAAATATTGGTTAGGAACCAAGGTTAAAAGCAAACCTCGCATATGATAATATTGCTATTCTTTTCTTCTTCATTTCCATTTTTTTTCTTCAGTCCATAAGTGCATGAACTGAACAACCAAATCAGATTTAAGCAGAAATAGAACAATAGAGGGGTTTGGTGCAGATCATCCAGTTTTAAACATCAAGAACTGGAATTTGCAAAAACAGTAATCTACCTGGCGATGTTGGATGTCGTCCACCGGAGGAGATGGAGGAGCATGTCCCGATGTCCCAATGGAAACTCCTTGACCTCTCAAGTCCATCTACCAAACACGTAAAAATTCCTCAAATCATCTCCAATTGGCATGTCAATCGACATGTTCTTGCTTCCTGACCGGCTCAAAAGAAAATTCAAAGAGAAAATAGAGAGGAACGTGAGTTGTAACCATTGACAGAAGACGCTTGTGAGGGCCAGTGCGGCGCAGCGAGCCGGCGTCGGCAACAGCAAGGGCGCGTCCACCAGCCGCGAGAGCCGAACTGGTCGGGCGCCGCGGGGGCAGCGCGTCGATGGGCGGTCGAGCCGTTGCGGAGGGTGGCGGGGCTCGGACGCGGGGACGGGGATTTCCTGCGCCGATTAGCTCCCATCCGTGGACAGACGCGGATCAGGTCGAGGACGGCGCGCTGATGCCGCCGTGGATCTGGGCGCTCCCTCTCCCTTCCCTTGCCTTGccttcccttcccttcccttgGGAGAGGAATAGAAGGTTGGGGGCGACGGCACAGGGGGGCGAGGAGATCGCCGGCGGCGGGGTTGGATtggggtgcggcggcggcggctgctgcgACTGGAGACAGGAGAGGAGGTAGGGCTAGCGAGGGATTGGTTCTGTCGCGATGCTAAAACCAGCGGAGGGGAGGTGGTGGACGGAACAAAAAAATCTACGAAGGTTAACCGAGGAAAAAATTCAGGCCAAAGTGGTGGGACGAAAATTGATCGGTGGAGACTATCAACTGCTTCATTAGAGCACGTATAATGCATAGTCTCAAGGTGATGCCTCGCATGCCATATAGGATTGGATATGACGTAAAGTAGGTTTGGATAGTGAAGCGGGATCCTCTCCAGGAGGCGGGTGCTTGAAGAGAAAAAGTATGGTTCGGTGACAAAAGCTGAAAAGGTTGGAGTGAAAAGTAGAGATGCATGTGTATTAGAatatttattttctattttttttaatGAGTCCCACTAGTGATAGCTTGCATTGAAGAAAAAAAATTAATGTAGATGTCTCAAATTATTTTTTGTATGAGGCATATGTATTCATATGCCATCATTGTATATGCTTTTAGTAATAGAGATGACATATGGATGTGCGTGTCCGTTATTTCGTGTCTCCTGGCCGGCCGATTCACCCGCGCGGGCAGAATTGGAAACATTCCCAATTTCGTGTGGCGGTCGGAATCGGATATGCCTGTATAAAAAACAGGTCGATCGGCCGCGTTGTGTCCATCAGGTAGTGCAAAAGCTCCTCGATCGATtgatccaacgaaacgaaacgaTGCCTGGCGCTGGCGGCGACCGACTCCCGGACCTCCCCGATGACCTTCTACACCACATCATGTACTTCCTGCCGGCAAAGGACGGCGCCTCCACCGGCATgctcgggcggcggtggcgctcgCTCTGGCGCGCATCCGGCGCCGTCAACCTCGACTCGCGCTCTTACGACCATCTCGACCGATACGAGAAGCGCCAAGTTATCATGCGTGACGCCAAGGAAGCTCTCGCCGCCGCTAGCCGCAGCGTAACCACGCTCACGTTCAGGTACACGGAAGGAGAGGACGACCACCCCAGTGCCTACCTGTCACCGTCTTTCAGAGACGCCGTGTTCGAAGCAAAGCAGGGCATGGCCCAAGGACTCGAGGCGCTGCTG from Triticum urartu cultivar G1812 chromosome 3, Tu2.1, whole genome shotgun sequence encodes:
- the LOC125544522 gene encoding uncharacterized protein LOC125544522 isoform X2, producing MGANRRRKSPSPRPSPATLRNGSTAHRRAAPAAPDQFGSRGWWTRPCCCRRRLAAPHWPSQASSVNDGLERSRSFHWDIGTCSSISSGGRHPTSPELAQI
- the LOC125544522 gene encoding uncharacterized protein LOC125544522 isoform X1, producing MGANRRRKSPSPRPSPATLRNGSTAHRRAAPAAPDQFGSRGWWTRPCCCRRRLAAPHWPSQASSVNDGLERSRSFHWDIGTCSSISSGGRHPTSPVVYPKKWSAFMGFIESRKEL